The Desulfatibacillum aliphaticivorans DSM 15576 genome includes the window CTCGCCCGATGCCGCCAGAGCGGCCTTACGCAAAAAGCCTATTGCCAAAAACACGGTCTCAAGCTCCATCAGTTTTATTACTGGAAGAAGCGGCTGATGCAGGATCATGGCAAAGTCTCGTTTTTGCCCCTTCCCCTTCCCGGGGATCCTTCCAGGCAAC containing:
- the tnpA gene encoding IS66 family insertion sequence element accessory protein TnpA yields the protein MSQEAIYPTKSREDRFFAPSQDLSDPKAKRRFWEHHLARCRQSGLTQKAYCQKHGLKLHQFYYWKKRLMQDHGKVSFLPLPLPGDPSRQ